TTAATAACTTGGATTTCCCAGagtttttggttttaaaaagtGTAATGGCAGCCTCAGGACTTTCCAGATCTAGGTTCTGCAATGTAAAATCCCAAACTCTTCCATATGATTAACTTTTTATTGTCTCAAAGTAACTGGTGCTTTCCTACTTGTAATAATATGTCTTAAATGTTACTTATTATCCTCAGCAAGTATTTTAATGGATTTTCCAGCCTTGTGGCTTCTTGTACCCTTCAAGCATGAAGCTGAACATAATAATTGATACAAAACTATGCCCTGGCAAATGTTTCATCTGTAATTTAATGCTGCAGATCTCTTCTTGTGTGATTTTCCAGGCAAATTGCTGTTCTGTTCTGGATCCCAAACACAAACTGGGCAGAAAGGCCCAGTCCCAGTTTgtctttttccctcctctctgaTTACATGCAGGGATGTCAACAGACACATCATTTGTCTAAATTTTTTAGGGGggaatgaaaacaaatacaCAGCGGCATAAAAACCAAAGCTtagaaagcagcaaaataatGGATCTGCTGCTGATGCTGGACTTGGTAAtatcccaggaaaaaaaccaaaaaacaacgCCTCAGTTCTGCAATTAATTTCCCAATAACAGATTTCCTGCACAAATAGGTGCAGCTGAACCCTTCTGAACGTGCTTTGACTGTCATTTGGGATttctctgctctggggctctcCCTGAGTGAGCTGGGAatctctgcaggctgtgggTGAGTGGTTGTGAGCAGCTCCTTTGCCTGCTGGGTGTCCACATGAAGCCAGGAAGGGAGGAGGATCTGCCAGTGTGGATCATTCCCAACAAATGCTGGGTAGATTTTCAGGAACTTTGAAATGTGGGCACAGTTTATAAATACTTTCTTGCCTCTATTTGTAAAGCTTTCCCCTCCCAGTCCTTACTCTGCATTATTCCATGTGAAATCTGCATTTCTCTGCACTGTACTTACCTCCAGAGTATCcaaaaaaatgcctttaaacTGTGGCAGGGCTTCTTCTTGCGCCTATTTTAGTGCAAAATGTAACATTAAAGTGTGCAGTATTTCATAATTACATAACAATTGTACAATTGCTCATGTTTAAATAACACAAAAATCTACGTAGTGCAAAGAACAAACCTCTCTCCCATCtggttcagatttttttttagcacagTGTCTGCTAAATGGAAACAGCCCAGATCTGAGCAGTGCACTCAGTGCAGAGGCTCTCAAGTCCTCTCTGCAGCACATTTAGGAGGTGTTAATGACCCTGATAATGAAATGCATTCATTAAGGGACCCCACAGTCAGGGTCCTGTCAGCACATTCGCTGCATGTGAAATATCTCAGGCTCCTGTGAAATGTAAAATTAGAGCTGTACTTATTTTCAGTAAATAAATATCGTGTCAGATTATTTTTGAGTGctaagaaataaatgttttaataattatttgGGTTCCTACTATGCTAAGATTAACTTGCCAGGTCACGGGGTCTTATTCAatacagtaaattaaaaaaaaaataaattaaagatttATCAAGGTGTGGATTTCTGCCACCCTTTTCCTATTCCAAGGATACATCCAGAAATACTTTCTCACtaatgagttttttttttccttactttgttttctttccaggcTTTTGGTGATGCTGCCATTAATAAAGAGATTTCTGAACTCAGAGTCCACTGTGTGACCCTTGGGTGCAGCTGGTCTGGTATCATGAAAGATTTTGAAGTATGTTTAAAGAGAGTTTATTCAGATTAATATGGAATGGGGACAGAGAGGCACTGAAACCAGGGTATCAGCAGACACAAATTCATGCAATTAATTAGAATCAGTGTCAGTATTGTGATTTATACCAATGTTTTTGTCTAAAAATGTGCCATTAATCTATGGAAGGTTAAATCCACATGGGAGGGGGTTGGggctggatgatctttaaggtcccttccaacccaaataattctgtggttctgtgattaaCTTTAGTAGGGCTTTGACCAAATTCAGAACATCCTGAATGAAGTTCACATTGCACAAATTTACATCaacttgatatttttttccagtggtttCCTTATCATTTTAAGTGCAAGGCTGCAACAAGCAGGTTGTGACAGGGCAGAGTCACTGTTCAGACAATGTCCTTGGTGTGTTTTATAGGAGAAATAATTccctcctgtgtgtgtgtattgaTTGTATTCATCATTCTTCGCAGGCTGATCTGAAATGcctcaattaaaatatttaagtggTCAAGATTTGTGAATCTGCCATGCAAATCTGAGTAATAATACAAGGGAGAAAGCTGGGAGCAGGATCATGTTTTCAAACAAAAGCCCTGAGAGACTGTTTAAGGGAGACCTTGTGTTTGAATTTACCAaatgttgtttggttttggttgtgagatttttaaaatgaataattAACAGAAAAAGCCCCAATAAAGTTGGTGAATTTTTCACCAGTAATCTCAGTAACTTTGTGCAGTGGGACTTTACCCAAGCTTAGAAGAAATTCAGAtcagagccctgggctgccaGAACAGAGACTATTTATAGACAAAAATGAATCATCACTTTACATGTTGCTTTATAACTTTTTACTTCCAGGAGCATCAGAGTTTATGTGAATATGCTTTGATCCCTTGTCACACTGGCTGTGGGCACGTGGTGATGAGAAGGAAGCTGGCAGATCACTTGGAAAATGGATGTGTCAATAATGTGACAGTGTGTCAGCAGTGCCAGCGCAGCCTGGCCAGCTCTGAATTCCAGGTAAGAACATTTCTCTCTCAAATAAAAGCTTTCTATTGATGGTGTTAATAATCTGTGATGCCATTTTCCCATCCTGATTCCATTGCACTTGgggaatatttaattttcctgagTTTGATCATTTTTCCACACAAGTGTTGGAGGGAAAAATGGATGTGATAATGTGCTGGTGGTGTGACAAAGTACCCATGTGCTCCCCTGGGCTCAGGCAGCCCAGGTTTCAGCTCCTGGCTCAAAATGTGCCCTGGTGTGAGGTaagagaaaaccagaaaagcagAGACAGTGGCAGAGAAGGGATCTTGAAAGTGGCTGAAGCTTATTCAGGCTAAAGCTACCCACAAATGTGTAGGGCAGGATTCTGTCAGATATTATTTCTATTAGATCTGATCAGGCATAAACCTCCAAATTATCAGCAGTGTCCATAGACCAGGTAGATCTCACTCTGAATCTGCCACAAATATCTCAGTGCCCATTCAACCAGGGttgctttataattttttttttgctatttgcTCAAAACAATGAATATTGTTCCCTCCAGATGATTTCAAGAGAATAATAATGGTAAATAAGGCAATGTGATTAAAGACCCACGTGACAGGAGGGCTGTGGGTATTTCAGAGATGTAAATAGTTCTGGGTAGCTCTGTGTGTCCAAAGTGTCACAAATTGGTGCCTTTCCAAATACTGAGCTGAGAGATTTATATGGAATTACGAGACTCGGGTGCTCTGCTCAAATCTGCTCCCTGGGAAGCTTCTGCTTGTGCTCTCCATCCTTtaccaacctgcagagagaggagaacCTGGAGCCAGGCACATCCTGGTGGTGCTAAACCCAGCCTTTCCCAAAACTCTGAATACCAGAAGGTGGCAACACTAAATCCCTTCTGTGAGTGCAGGAGGGGGAAAAGCTGAGCTCTCTGCTCAGGGCTCTCCAGGGCTGTTTTCCTCCCACTCACTCCACTCAGCTACCACCTAATTCATATTTTGGTTAGGAAACCTTGGCAACCGAGCAGGGGGTTGGCCTTGAGGTGTGGCTTTTTTATCTGCCTCCTTTAGGATGTGTAGAATTCTGGTTACATGATCTGCTTTAATAAATCTGCACCGAGTCCCAAATTTTGATTATTTGTGGGTATTTTATGGGTCTACAACCCTCTGGGAGAAAATAGTAAATTTTGGGTGCTGCTCTTGCTCTCTTCAtcttatttattctgttttaggtcttttgatttttttgtatttctctatttttaaataaacttctCTCCTCTGAAGGGCAGTGCCTCTCCCCCTCAAGGAATGGGTGATCTGAAGAAGTAAAAGAGCAGAAATTAATAAGATCACTGGCAAGATAAAgagtgtttaaaaaagaaaaacccgTGGCTGCAGTTCTGAGAATCGAAAGGGAAACCTCAGAGCTGGTGTGCAAAGGAGTTTGTGGAGATTAAAGCCACCCCCTCTGAAGAGTGTGAAGGGAAAGCTGACAGCTGCTGTGTTAAATACAGATATTACAGAGCCAGTGGCAGGGGGATCTCTTCACCCCTCCTGGAGGCAGAAATGGCAGGAAGCCTCCTGGGAGTGCTGATGTATTTTGCTTTAGCACATCATGGTGGAGAATTTGGGTTCCAGCCTCCAAAAATATTCATAAGCAGGATGCAAGAAGGGTCTGCACATTGAGCAAAGTGTATGGAGTCAATGCAAGAAGAGTTTATATTTGAATTATATTTGAATTTGAATTTATATTGGAGTTTCCTGTGCTGTAACCTGTTTatgttcatatatatatatatatctgtatatatttGAATTTCCCGTTCTGCTGGTCATTGTTGTTTCCTGTTCTGTAACCCTCAGCTTGTCACTGCATGTGAGTGCATGTTTTTGTGTGTTCACATAACTTTGGTTTGAACCTGGCAACACCTGCACATTGCCAATCTTGTATCCAATATCCCAGGGTGACCTTCAATTAAGGAAGGTGCtgaatgttttccttcttgttttaaTGACAGGAGCATTCATGTGAAGGCAGTTTATGCAAGGAACAAAAACCTGTGCAAGCAGAAACAGCATCAGAGGAAAAGGTGGGTGAAAGATGAGTGAGTGCAATGTGGCTTTATTCCaattaataaaattatcatTTGTTCATTTAGGTTCAACAAACACCTGAGAACATCTTCAGATCCAGCAGTTGTATCTGGCTGCTCTTTACATCCCAGCAAAGCCCTGCTGGCTGCCTCATCTTCCCTGCTCCCACAATTACCTTCCCTACATTTTCTTCTCAATTAATCTTGTGAAATGAGCAAATCTTTGTTTCCTCTCATGCCTTGAGTGAGCCACATGAGCAGGAGTGTGCTGTACAGCAGTGTATCTACAGCATCTTATTTATGAGAAGTTGTTAAATTGCGTTCTGTCATGATGGGGTCTGTGAGATGGACACATCACTGCTAGGCTGTGTGCAGGAAACTTGTCATCAACCACACTCTTAATTGATTTACCATCAATTTTCAAAGctggctgggcactgggagctgtggaATTGCCTTGACTTGAATTAATCTGATTTATGACTGCTGGTTTTGTGGCTTAGGTATTTTGTAGGGAAATAAGAGAATTAATTTCAATTGGTTTTGATTATTTCCTCTGCATTTGTGTTTCTCAACAGAGCCACTCTGCATCCTCAGCCAACAAGGATGGGTGTTGTTTTTCTGAAGTTGGCTGTGCATTTAGGGTGAGTGGAACAGGTCCCTTCAGGAATGTTCTACCCTGCTTTGGCCATTCCCTTCAGGGAAGCGTCCCTTAAAGCAGAGTCAGCCCTGCTGATGCCAGGTGATGGAGCTGCACCTGCACCTCGCAGTTTTTCCatctcccagggagctgcagcattGCTGGGTTTGGCCCCAGGCCAGTTGGGTTGGTCATGGAGGGTGCACTGACAGCGTTGTCTCTTCCAGGGAAGCAAAGAGAAGCTGAAGGAGCACGAGAAGTCCTCAGTGGGGGCCCacatgctgctcctgctgcagcacatcagGCACCTGCAGGGAACCTTGTGctctgctgccagagctgcacagGGCTTGAGGAGCTCAGGAAAAAGCATCTCTGACCTGCagatcccagcagggctggaattcAGCAGGGATCCAGAAGTGGACTGCTTCCCTGGATCCTCTGTTCCTGAAGATCAGtctgtcctgcagcagctcatGAGGGAGAAGGTGATTTCTGAGCTGGAAAATAAGCTGCATGTCTTTGAGAACATTGTGGCAGTGCTCAATAAGGAGGTGGAGAGCTCTAATTTGGAAATCCTGGCCTTCAGGAGACAGAGTGAACTGGACCAGAACATAATACGGAGCCTTGAACTGAAGGTAAAAAATTACAGCAAGGATTGTCTGGGTGCTTGTTCTCCAGACAACAAATACTGGCACAcaccagggagagctggggtaGGGATCAGAACGGGAGTTTGAGCTGTGAAGGGTTCAGATCCGGACACATATCCAGGATCCTTTTGTTGTTTGATACATTTTCAAACTTGGATCTCTAATATTTGTTCTCTAAATCCACATTTAGGTAGTGAGATATTCCTGAGAGTTTTGAGTGTCAGAGTTTGCCATGATCAGGCTGTGagcaggcaggagagctgtTTAATTGCCTgatcctctcccagcagcattTTGCCTGGAGGCCCAAACAACATCTCTGTGTATGTTTTGACATAATGCTGTCACTTAGAAAGGAATCAAAGCACAACTTCCAGAACATGAGGACTCCAGAAGGATTCAGCcacccctgcagcacagcctggagcaggggGTGACTGAGGACTGTTTTTTTTTGCCCAGATTTCAGAGTTGCACCGGTGCCTGACGCAGAAGGACGCGGGCCTGAGCAGCCTGCACAAGAGCCTGGTGTTCTCTGAGCAAGCTTCCTACGATGGGATCTTCCTCTGGAAAATCACAGATGTTGGCAGGAAGCTCCAGGACTCTGTGACTGGCAGGACAGTCAGTTTCTACTCCCCAGGTAAAGCACAAGATGGAGATGTGTGTTCACAAACCCCCCCATTTCTCCAGAACTCTTCTTTCTGCTCGTGCCAGCAGGAGGATCTTTAAAACAGCTCCTTAAACCAAGATGCTGTTTATGCAGAGATCTGTAACCCAGGGCTCTGGGATGTGCTTTTCCAGAGGGCTGTGCTCTAATTTGGGCTCTCACCCTGCACTTTGccctccagcagagctgcttgcagTGGATCCATCGCTCCCAGCCCTCACTCGGTGCCTGCTGGCACCACACGGTGCAGCTCTTCCCATGTGGGGACTAATTGGATTAGGTACAGTACACTTGTGTGGCTAATAACAGGTAATTTTCACCAAGGTTTGAGGCACTGAAAGGATTCCAACCACTGGGTTTTCATTGCTTGTAATCCCCAGGGAGTGCTGATTTGTCTGTGCTCCTTTCTGTGAGAGCAAGCCACGCCACAGTTTTCCCATATGCCAAAACACACATTATGCCTTttatccccccaaaaaacagctTTACTAATGAAAAGTTctgattttcagctttttacACTGCAAAATATGGCTACAAGGTGTGTCTGAGGGTGTACCTGAACGGGGATGGCACAGGGAAAGGAACCCACATGTCCCTGTTCTTCGTTGTCATGAAGGGAGACTACGACGCTTTGCTCCCGTGGCCTTTCAGGCACAAGGTAAGAAGGGAAACATTTCCATATCTGATCCCAGCCAAAAGTCAACACAAGGTGACTttctctggagttttgtggaagCTGAGAGCTTTCCCACATCCCTTTCCAAAGGTGAGGAGCTGTCCTGCAGTCCTGGGTAATAAGTTGTCTCTGACTGGAGTCCCTCGTGGggaaagctgctcctgctgataTTCCAGACTTTGCCAGGCAGGATTTTCAGGCACCAGAACGTGGTGCTTGAGTTGTTCCCACCTGTGTCCACCTGGGCTAAACCACACATCTTCTCCTGGCTCTTGCTAAACACAGGTAGCATCAGTTTAGGAGGGAATTATGATTTGCTGAAGGCATCAGTGGGGTGAGGTGAGAGTTCCACTTACAGAGGTGCCACAGATGTCTGAGGTAATCCTGgtcttgttttttcccctaagtGTGACCTGATAATGGCAGCAATGgttaaaagcagtgaaaaaagcagggcctgatctctgctctggcatTTTGTGGAGTAATAATTCTGTAAGTCTTTCCTATAAACAGTTTTACTGCCTGTGAGCAGCcaaaaaatagaaatcaaaGTTTCTAATCCTCACTGTATTTGAAGATTATTACAGATATTTCGTATTTCAAGCTATAGAACTGTGAGTTAATAAAAGGGATAATGAGCTGGGGAGATTCTATGTTGATATTTAGGTTGTGTCTTTTACATATTTGTGCATGGGCAACTGAGCTGTTTCTTCTGATTCCAAACCACAATAACAGAATAAATGTAATGACTGTAACCAAACCCAGGGGCTGTTTAAGTTGTCAGGAGAGACGAAGGAAAAAAGCCTTTGGACTGTACAGTTCTCTACCAAGGAATAATTCCTTacttgatttaatttaattctgttttatgGGTAGCAAAGTTTTAAAAACTTCATCTGGGAGTTCACATGAACTGACCTTGCAGGTTGGAAACATTTGTTACAGTGTGTATTTAATTACCAGAGGAGCATCCAGCTGCTTTTGCTGCACTTCTGTCCctgcttggtttgtttttcactCCAGTAACTCCTCATTGCCACGTTCTGTTTTTCAGGTGACATTTATGTTGCTTGACCAAAATAACAGGGAACACGTAATCGATGCCTTTCGCCCAGACCTGACTTCTGCCTCCTTCCAGAGGCCGGTGAATGACATGAATGTGGCCAGTGGCTGCCCCATGTTCCTGCCCTTGTCCAAACTGCAGTCCCCCAAACACGCCTACGTGAGGGAGGACACGCTTTTCCTCAAGTGCATCATAGAAACCAATTAGCAAATCCTGAAATATGCGTGGCTGGGGAAGTCACTTGCTGGATGTCAGTAGATTATGAGGAAAAAAGCATCCCTTTGAGCCCTTGTGTTAGTTTGTGTGTCCAGAAAATCCCCAGAGCCTGAGCCTGCACCCCCTGAGCCCACTGGAGatgtcccagcacagcagctgcagggattATTTCACCAAAAACAGACAATTCCCGTGTGGATTCCATCCACTCACATCCCCCCACactgctggggaggggctgctcctgctcacagctggcccagctgtggctgcacttCTGCTGGGATCAGGGACTGGGCTGgattccctgcccagggaggctctgtgggatcaggtgaaggatttggggctgaattccctgcccagggaggctctGTGGGATCAGGTGAGGGATTGGGGCTGaattccctgcccagggaggctctgtgggatcaggtgagggatttgggctggattccctgcccagggaggctctGTGGGATCAGGTGAGGGATTGGGGCTGaattccctgcccagggaggggctgtgggatcaggTGAGGGATTGGGGCTGgattccctgcccagggaggggctgtgggatcaggTGAGGGATTTGGGCTGGATTCCCTGCCCAAGGAGGCTCTGTGGGATCAGGTGAGAGATTGGGGCTGaattccctgcccagggaggggctgtgggatcaggTGAGAGATTGGGGCTGaattccctgcccagggaggggctgtgggatcaggTGAGAGATTTGGGCTGgattccctgcccagggaggctctGTGGGATCAGGTGAGGGATTGGGGCTGaattccctgcccagggaggctctATGGGATCAGGTGAGGGATTGGGGCTGGATTCCCTGCCCAGGAaggggctgtgggatcaggtgagggatttgggctggattccctgcccagggaggggctgtgggatcaggtgagggatttgggctggattccctgcccagggaagggctgtgggATCAGGTGAGGGATTTGGGCTGgattccctgcccagggaggggctgtggggtcagatgagggatttgggctggattccctgcccagggaggctctGTGGGATCAGGTGAGAGATTGGGGCTGGattccctgcccagggaagggctgtggcATCAGGTGAGGGATTTGGGCTGgattccctgcccagggaggctctGTGGGATCAGGTGAGAGATTGGGGCTGGATTCTCTGGGTCTGTGGGTGCAGGTGAGGCTGAGCTGCCCCATCCTCGGGCAgttcccagctcctttcccgGGAGCTTTGGGGTGAGCCTGCAGTGGCTGGCAGCCCCAGGGGGAGCCTTGGCTGCTCtccaggaggaagaggagcagattCTTCCCCCCAGGCCCGGGTCAGGTGTCTCTGTGCTTCCCCATGACCTTggcagcccagagctgtggccagagctgcagtccctgacCCCAGGGATTTATTTCTTGCTATTTATTCCAGACCTCTATTGATGAGCTCTGCGAGGAGATGTTGTGTTGCATCAGCAGACAGGGCCTGGGTTATGCTGTGCCTTGGGGGAATCACCTCTAGGATTTCCAGAGGAGCCCTTGGGTGTGGATACAGAGCTCTGGGAAGGTCCCCTCAGTGCTCTGGTTTAGTGTCCAGTCACTTCTTGGAGCTTCAAGGCAGATGACTTAttagaaattactgctttttatttttttgcttaatGTGCCCTGCTGTTTAAGGGTTTTTCTGCATGCTAAAATACAAGTAGCTGCTAGAaatggttttattctttttggGTCTTCTAATAGAGGGGAggaatgaatatttttttttaataagtgcAAGAAGCCTGGGATTGTCTGGATGTGTGCAGAATCTCTCACTTCTGTCTTGGCAACAGCCTTTAAAATAATTAGTTGTGATGAAGCATCACATTTCAAAAACACCCACCCcataaacaaatatttatcaAAGCTTGCTTGGGAAGAAACTGGATATTCTGTGTGTCTTTTCCTCTATTCCATCTTTCAAATGTTCTTTCAGGGACACAAAGTGATTTTCCCAGCAATGTGCCAGCCCCTGTCACCACACTGGAGTAATTTACCTAAATATATTATGCTTTTCCTGTCTGTATCACTTTGACAAGTGCTGTATTTATTACAATCATTCCTATTTTcttacaattttatttatttcctaaataaaGCTCACTAACTTAAGAAAGGCTTGGTGATATTTTTGCTGTCAGATAGGGAATTGAGCAGCTTGGAGATGGGGGCTTGTTATagaaacagcagagctgtgctgcatttcccttccttgcttttttctttcctttctgggGAAAGGAAGCTCCTttctggagctgcagaaatgccCAGAACATCTCTGTGACCATTTCCCTCAAACCTGGGAGAGCACTTAAAGGCTCTTCAACAGAGCCCAAGAGAGAGCTCcgtttaaataaaaaagacgGATATGGATTAAATCCACACTAAATAAACAAACAGCCACAAAAACTGTGCCCAGCGCTCCTTTCAAAGGCACAGCTGGCAGAAAGCAGCCAAATCTCACATTGATCCGCTCGGATTGTGATCGCAGCCTGGATCAGGGCTCCCGTCCGAGGGCGTTTCCATCCTTGGGAAGGGCTCCGGGAGTTTTCCCTGCGAGGCTCGGCCGGAGCCGGAGGAATCCACGGAGCCGCTTTCCAGGCGTGGGgtcagctcccagcccggctctTCCTGGAACTGCCTCCTCATTTCCATCCCCCAGACCTTCACCACAAAAGCATCTCGATATGGAGGTGGCTGACACTTGAAAGGGCTGGAATTGGAGAGGTATCGAGAGCTCTCTGATCCAGCAAGTCACTtctgtatgatttttttttttattattatttattatttatttttttttggtctggATCAAATCAAAAGATTCAGAAAAATCACGGAGAGTTTGAAGGAGTTAAATCAGCAACATTTGCTCTGCGTTTAATGGCCAGGTTGGCAAAGAGTCAAAATTCTCCTACAGCTACGATGGTCTGAAATAATCAAGGACAAGGTTTGGAgggaaaattgttttttttcttttttcctctttttcttgtattttttttttaatggactaATAAATCTAGGTGGGGGGGAAAAACAGACAAATTTTTGGCTTATAAGCCCTGCTTCAGGACAGGGAAAGAGCTCAAACTGCACACGGTGGTTGTGTTGGTGGCTCAGGTGGCTTCAGTGAACTGGTCGGGTCGAGACCCTCAGAgcaaagggaagggagggggaaagaGCAATTTGTGGGAGCCGCTTGTAGAGCCAGGGATGTGTCCGATGGAAGCGGCTCCTCCGGCTGGAAGTGGCTCCGGGGCCAGCGAGAGCCGCTCCCGCAGATCCGATCTCTCCAGGCCTGGAGCTCCCAGGCAGCTCCGTGTTTGGGTTTCCATTCAATATTCCTCGGCTTCGGTCTCCAAGGCTACACGCCAACATCCAACCCCTCCTCCCACTCCtgttttcaaagaaagaaaaacactgtgAAAAGAGGCTGCAACGATTTCTGGGCAGTTTTCAAAGCGGAGAGGCAGCgctgggagctgctctcccCGCACGCTCCGCGGGCTCTGATCCAGCCTGGGCCGTCATTCCCCGGCTGCTCCATCCTCAGGATGCAGGAAAGCACCCCCAGCTCGGCAAGCGCAGGGTATGGGGGAGCAATTACaagtttttaaggaaaaaatgggagtttGGAGTAGTTAACTACGCGGAGCTTCATTCAAATCCTTCTGCaaaagctggttttgttttggaaatCCATAAcggggaaggagctgggggcTCCTGAGCTGGCCCCACTCCCTGGAGGAGCGTGTGGGGTTGCTGCCCTCAGCTTTGAGGGCTTTGGGGGCTCTCGTtcatttcccttcccttgcTTAGGGAATAATCTGCTTTTAGCGGCCGGacactgccctgctccagcacggACAGCAGGGCAGCCCTGGGTGCTGAACCCAGtgtccagctgctccaggtgctgtcACAGCCACGATCCCACAGTGCCAAAGAAATGGGAGATCCGGGGGACAGCTGGGTGGGTgtgcaggggaggaagaggagggtgaagagaaggaaaaagagaaggaggaagaagagggggGCAGCACCCAGTAGCTCTCTGCAGTGCGATCTGACACCAGGCTTGCTGGATGCAGTGACAGAAACACCTGCAAAGAAACCAGAGTTAAATCTGCCTTCTGCTGCTGTAATTATATCGCTTCATTCCGGTTAGAAAATATAAGATACATCGCAaattctgtgtggttttttaaatttatttttgtttgagaCTTTTGTCCCAGCGCAATGTTCCCGTGCTCTCTGTGCGTGAGGAAGGGTTTCAGTCAGGTTCTCCC
This genomic window from Poecile atricapillus isolate bPoeAtr1 chromosome 20, bPoeAtr1.hap1, whole genome shotgun sequence contains:
- the TRAF1 gene encoding TNF receptor-associated factor 1; translation: MAENTPRSLQDTPGSSPDENEFPFGYPTNICEDVPGQKFLCSNCNNILKQALQTLCGHRYCSACLSWIVRNNKTAICQKCKEEDPNTLGEESLLAEERAFGDAAINKEISELRVHCVTLGCSWSGIMKDFEEHQSLCEYALIPCHTGCGHVVMRRKLADHLENGCVNNVTVCQQCQRSLASSEFQEHSCEGSLCKEQKPVQAETASEEKSHSASSANKDGCCFSEVGCAFRGSKEKLKEHEKSSVGAHMLLLLQHIRHLQGTLCSAARAAQGLRSSGKSISDLQIPAGLEFSRDPEVDCFPGSSVPEDQSVLQQLMREKVISELENKLHVFENIVAVLNKEVESSNLEILAFRRQSELDQNIIRSLELKISELHRCLTQKDAGLSSLHKSLVFSEQASYDGIFLWKITDVGRKLQDSVTGRTVSFYSPAFYTAKYGYKVCLRVYLNGDGTGKGTHMSLFFVVMKGDYDALLPWPFRHKVTFMLLDQNNREHVIDAFRPDLTSASFQRPVNDMNVASGCPMFLPLSKLQSPKHAYVREDTLFLKCIIETN